Proteins from a single region of Synchiropus splendidus isolate RoL2022-P1 chromosome 3, RoL_Sspl_1.0, whole genome shotgun sequence:
- the zic4 gene encoding zinc finger protein ZIC 4 isoform X2: MSVDALGSPVMDPAFSKRNTALRLVDLAGAHHHHHHHHHTPQSVTGFPGFSSHPHSMAHSHPGEITAEPRLGPSPFGPEHMGHSAALKISPAHHYPHHHHHHHHHNHHMAGHSEVVSSQTGAFGPVQATSVPYSMPHSSAGSYPGHYGHHPDAGNLFSGLHADQTPSGTPGGQALNGQIRLGLPGEMYVRSDHLSPGSRADPFSSPLHGYGGLNLNMNLSAHHHPHHHHHHPGAGAFFRYMRQPIKQELICKWLEPELSPKKLCSKTYSTMHELVTHVTVEHVGGPEQANHICFWEECPREGKPFKAKYKLVNHIRVHTGEKPFPCPFPGCGKVFARSENLKIHKRTHTGEKPFKCEFDGCDRRFANSSDRKKHSHVHTSDKPYNCKVRGCDKSYTHPSSLRKHMKVHCKSPPPSSGYESSTPSLVSPSSDLGRDPGPSALSDSVGASQSANLSEWYVCHSSGASGPQTPPSGASTPDPTQEYRHAERRDAF; this comes from the exons ATGAGCGTGGATGCACTGGGAAGCCCCGTGATGGACCCTGCGTTTTCCAAACGGAACACGGCGCTGAGATTAGTTGACTTGGCAGGGgctcaccaccatcaccatcatcaccaccatacCCCTCAGAGCGTGACAGGCTTCCCGGGGTTCAGCAGCCATCCACACTCAATGGCTCACTCGCACCCTGGGGAGATTACTGCGGAACCCCGCCTGGGGCCGAGTCCATTCGGGCCAGAACACATGGGGCACTCTGCGGCCCTCAAAATCAGCCCAGCCCATCATTATccccaccaccatcaccaccaccaccaccacaatcATCATATGGCAGGCCACAGTGAAGTGGTCTCCAGTCAAACGGGAGCTTTTGGCCCGGTTCAGGCGACGTCGGTGCCGTACTCTATGCCTCACTCATCCGCAG GTAGCTATCCCGGACACTATGGTCACCACCCCGACGCCGGGAACCTCTTCTCCGGACTGCACGCCGACCAGACCCCGAGCGGAACTCCGGGTGGCCAAGCTTTAAATGGACAAATAAGGTTGGGACTACCCGGAGAAATGTACGTTCGGTCTGATCACTTGAGTCCCGGCTCCAGGGCGGATCCGTTCTCGTCGCCCCTGCACGGCTACGGTGGTCTGAATCTGAACATGAATCTGAGCGCCCACCACCAcccgcaccaccaccaccaccaccccggtGCCGGAGCCTTTTTCCGTTACATGAGGCAGCCGATCAAACAGGAGCTCATTTGCAAATGGCTGGAGCCGGAGCTCTCCCCGAAAAAACTTTGCTCCAAAACTTACAGCACAATGCACGAGCTGGTCACGCACGTGACAGTGGAGCACGTCGGTGGACCGGAGCAGGCGAACCATATCTGCTTCTGGGAAGAGTGTCCGCGAGAGGGCAAGCCATTCAAAGCCAAGTACAAGCTGGTCAATCACATCCGAGTGCACACGGGGGAGAAGCCGTTTCCCTGTCCGTTCCCCGGCTGCGGGAAGGTGTTCGCAAGATCCGAGAACCTTAAAATCCACAAAAGGACGCACACAG GTGAAAAGCCTTTCAAGTGTGAGTTCGACGGCTGTGACCGACGCTTCGCCAACAGCAGCGACCGGAAGAAGCACTCCCACGTCCACACCAGCGACAAGCCTTACAACTGCAAGGTCCGCGGCTGCGACAAGTCCTACACGCACCCCAGCTCCCTGCGGAAGCACATGAAGGTCCACTGCAAGTCCCCTCCGCCCAGCTCCGGCTACGAGTCGTCCACTCCGTCCCTGGTGTCGCCCTCCTCTGACCTGGGCAGAGATCCGGGCCCCTCGGCGCTGTCCGACTCCGTGGGGGCTTCGCAGTCCGCCAATTTAAGTGAGTGGTACGTGTGCCACAGCTCCGGTGCGAGCGGCCCACAGACCCCACCCAGCGGCGCGTCCACGCCAGACCCCACGCAGGAGTACAGACACGCAGAGCGGAGGGACGCGTTTTAG
- the zic4 gene encoding zinc finger protein ZIC 4 isoform X1 has product MSVDALGSPVMDPAFSKRNTALRLVDLAGAHHHHHHHHHTPQSVTGFPGFSSHPHSMAHSHPGEITAEPRLGPSPFGPEHMGHSAALKISPAHHYPHHHHHHHHHNHHMAGHSEVVSSQTGAFGPVQATSVPYSMPHSSAGRDFLIRRDLTAQAMPVLTDQTAGTHHGLFVSTTGSYPGHYGHHPDAGNLFSGLHADQTPSGTPGGQALNGQIRLGLPGEMYVRSDHLSPGSRADPFSSPLHGYGGLNLNMNLSAHHHPHHHHHHPGAGAFFRYMRQPIKQELICKWLEPELSPKKLCSKTYSTMHELVTHVTVEHVGGPEQANHICFWEECPREGKPFKAKYKLVNHIRVHTGEKPFPCPFPGCGKVFARSENLKIHKRTHTGEKPFKCEFDGCDRRFANSSDRKKHSHVHTSDKPYNCKVRGCDKSYTHPSSLRKHMKVHCKSPPPSSGYESSTPSLVSPSSDLGRDPGPSALSDSVGASQSANLSEWYVCHSSGASGPQTPPSGASTPDPTQEYRHAERRDAF; this is encoded by the exons ATGAGCGTGGATGCACTGGGAAGCCCCGTGATGGACCCTGCGTTTTCCAAACGGAACACGGCGCTGAGATTAGTTGACTTGGCAGGGgctcaccaccatcaccatcatcaccaccatacCCCTCAGAGCGTGACAGGCTTCCCGGGGTTCAGCAGCCATCCACACTCAATGGCTCACTCGCACCCTGGGGAGATTACTGCGGAACCCCGCCTGGGGCCGAGTCCATTCGGGCCAGAACACATGGGGCACTCTGCGGCCCTCAAAATCAGCCCAGCCCATCATTATccccaccaccatcaccaccaccaccaccacaatcATCATATGGCAGGCCACAGTGAAGTGGTCTCCAGTCAAACGGGAGCTTTTGGCCCGGTTCAGGCGACGTCGGTGCCGTACTCTATGCCTCACTCATCCGCAGGTAGGGACTTTCTCATCCGGAGAGACCTGACAGCTCAAGCCATGCCCGTGCTGACCGACCAGACCGCAGGAACTCACCACGGACTGTTTGTCTCAACAACAGGTAGCTATCCCGGACACTATGGTCACCACCCCGACGCCGGGAACCTCTTCTCCGGACTGCACGCCGACCAGACCCCGAGCGGAACTCCGGGTGGCCAAGCTTTAAATGGACAAATAAGGTTGGGACTACCCGGAGAAATGTACGTTCGGTCTGATCACTTGAGTCCCGGCTCCAGGGCGGATCCGTTCTCGTCGCCCCTGCACGGCTACGGTGGTCTGAATCTGAACATGAATCTGAGCGCCCACCACCAcccgcaccaccaccaccaccaccccggtGCCGGAGCCTTTTTCCGTTACATGAGGCAGCCGATCAAACAGGAGCTCATTTGCAAATGGCTGGAGCCGGAGCTCTCCCCGAAAAAACTTTGCTCCAAAACTTACAGCACAATGCACGAGCTGGTCACGCACGTGACAGTGGAGCACGTCGGTGGACCGGAGCAGGCGAACCATATCTGCTTCTGGGAAGAGTGTCCGCGAGAGGGCAAGCCATTCAAAGCCAAGTACAAGCTGGTCAATCACATCCGAGTGCACACGGGGGAGAAGCCGTTTCCCTGTCCGTTCCCCGGCTGCGGGAAGGTGTTCGCAAGATCCGAGAACCTTAAAATCCACAAAAGGACGCACACAG GTGAAAAGCCTTTCAAGTGTGAGTTCGACGGCTGTGACCGACGCTTCGCCAACAGCAGCGACCGGAAGAAGCACTCCCACGTCCACACCAGCGACAAGCCTTACAACTGCAAGGTCCGCGGCTGCGACAAGTCCTACACGCACCCCAGCTCCCTGCGGAAGCACATGAAGGTCCACTGCAAGTCCCCTCCGCCCAGCTCCGGCTACGAGTCGTCCACTCCGTCCCTGGTGTCGCCCTCCTCTGACCTGGGCAGAGATCCGGGCCCCTCGGCGCTGTCCGACTCCGTGGGGGCTTCGCAGTCCGCCAATTTAAGTGAGTGGTACGTGTGCCACAGCTCCGGTGCGAGCGGCCCACAGACCCCACCCAGCGGCGCGTCCACGCCAGACCCCACGCAGGAGTACAGACACGCAGAGCGGAGGGACGCGTTTTAG